One stretch of Amblyraja radiata isolate CabotCenter1 chromosome 9, sAmbRad1.1.pri, whole genome shotgun sequence DNA includes these proteins:
- the grem1 gene encoding gremlin-1 gives MTRTLCASCIFLLLWCFLLCTSEGAGKKRNRISQGAIPSPDKGQPNNSEQAGNRSNVDEVLESSHEALHVTERKYLKRDWCKTQPLKQTIHEEGCNSRTIINRFCYGQCNSFYIPRHVRKEEGSFQSCSFCKPKRFTTMTVTLNCPDLQPPIKKKRIQRVKQCRCISIDLN, from the coding sequence ATGACCCGAACTTTATGTGCATCCTGCATTTTTCTGTTACTGTGGTGTTTCCTGCTATGTACCAGTGAGGGAGCCGGGAAGAAGAGGAATCGCATCTCCCAAGGGGCTATCCCTTCACCAGACAAAGGGCAGCCAAACAATTCGGAGCAGGCGGGTAATCGGAGCAACGTGGATGAGGTCTTGGAGTCGAGTCATGAGGCACTCCACGTCACTGAGAGGAAGTACCTGAAACGGGACTGGTGTAAAACACAGCCTCTCAAGCAAACCATCCATGAGGAAGGCTGCAACAGTCGCACTATCATCAATAGGTTCTGCTATGGCCAGTGTAATTCTTTTTACATACCAAGGCATGTTCGCAAGGAGGAGGGCTCGTTCCAGTCCTGCTCCTTCTGTAAGCCAAAAAGATTCACCACCATGACAGTCACCCTCAATTGCCCTGACCTACAGCCACCAATTAAGAAGAAAAGAATCCAGAGAGTTAAACAGTGTCGCTGCATTTCCATTGATCTCAACTAA